The Streptomyces seoulensis genome contains a region encoding:
- a CDS encoding STAS domain-containing protein, with the protein MAAERPFEPPIGPVLSVSAADVRLPELILAGDINAEALRELEEVLGAPPLHTATAWTVDMSQVTRIDLACAYALLRGATLRPEPAELTIRGPKRAVQRTLRNAGLDVVAVIEE; encoded by the coding sequence ATGGCAGCCGAACGCCCCTTCGAGCCGCCGATCGGACCGGTCCTATCGGTCTCGGCCGCCGATGTCCGGTTGCCCGAGTTGATCCTGGCCGGGGACATCAACGCCGAGGCCCTGCGTGAGCTCGAGGAAGTGCTCGGGGCCCCGCCCCTGCACACGGCCACCGCGTGGACGGTGGACATGAGCCAGGTCACCCGGATCGACCTCGCCTGCGCCTACGCCCTCCTGCGGGGCGCCACCCTGCGGCCGGAGCCCGCCGAGCTCACCATCCGGGGTCCCAAGCGCGCCGTCCAGCGCACTCTGCGTAACGCCGGGCTCGACGTGGTCGCCGTCATCGAGGAGTGA
- a CDS encoding gas vesicle protein encodes MDRTDSDNAKGGQGPEERMDLPTVMRQASAQLSGLLQREVGAVSAVKAIENGWAADVEVVEVEKVPDTMSVMASYRVELDQQGRIMAYERVRRYARGQIDRR; translated from the coding sequence GTGGACAGAACCGACAGCGATAACGCCAAGGGCGGTCAGGGTCCGGAAGAGCGAATGGACCTGCCGACCGTGATGCGGCAGGCGAGCGCACAGCTCTCCGGACTGCTCCAGCGTGAAGTGGGCGCGGTATCCGCCGTCAAGGCCATCGAGAACGGCTGGGCGGCGGACGTGGAAGTGGTGGAAGTCGAAAAGGTGCCGGACACCATGAGCGTCATGGCTTCCTATCGCGTCGAACTCGACCAGCAGGGCCGGATCATGGCCTATGAGCGCGTACGCCGTTACGCCCGGGGCCAGATAGACCGCCGCTGA
- a CDS encoding LmeA family phospholipid-binding protein, translating into MRSSTRIASDRSPNDQEYATPDGQSGGWADPYGDDEAQPSGRRRGGRKRGRRFKSLRRLVKAGIAVAVTLAFLVLGDRFAVMFAERKTEDQLQKSLHLEAAPQVDIDGFPFLTQVLDKRIDTAHVTVPDLAADRVSLARVHATAHDVRLDGELPSHLKGGTVHSLDGDVLLSFEDLDRELGASQVEFSRLSPGAIKADGQVPVAGQRLGLHAEARIGRSGDRGVSTDISRMRLDIGDVAVFRPGRDAGLQLTPKAARAVAAERDKVRAMLAVPVIAERAGIDRAQIREAMRSEAALTRLTGSPGFVGKLMKVNLFDVVAEQPDLPAKLGIDPKLLGAVRGVTKPQLADRLNLSFQLPKTPGDIRIQRITVERDGIRAHLSGGALPFGDTSAARAAGGH; encoded by the coding sequence ATGCGCTCCTCCACTCGCATAGCGTCCGACCGCTCACCGAACGACCAGGAATACGCCACACCTGACGGTCAGTCAGGAGGCTGGGCCGACCCCTACGGGGATGACGAAGCGCAGCCCTCCGGCCGCCGCAGGGGCGGCCGCAAGCGCGGGCGGAGGTTCAAGAGTCTGCGGCGCCTGGTGAAGGCCGGCATCGCGGTCGCCGTCACACTGGCCTTCCTGGTGCTGGGCGACCGGTTCGCGGTGATGTTCGCGGAGCGCAAGACCGAGGACCAGTTGCAGAAGTCGCTGCACCTTGAGGCCGCGCCGCAGGTGGACATCGACGGTTTCCCGTTCCTGACCCAGGTGCTGGACAAGCGGATCGACACCGCGCACGTCACGGTGCCCGACCTCGCCGCCGACCGGGTGTCGCTGGCGCGGGTCCACGCCACCGCGCACGACGTACGGCTCGACGGCGAACTCCCCTCCCACCTCAAGGGCGGCACCGTCCACTCCCTCGACGGCGACGTGCTGCTCTCCTTCGAGGACCTCGACCGCGAACTGGGCGCCTCGCAGGTGGAGTTCAGTCGACTGAGCCCCGGCGCGATCAAGGCCGACGGGCAGGTCCCGGTCGCCGGACAGCGCCTCGGGCTGCACGCGGAGGCGCGCATCGGGCGGTCCGGTGACCGCGGGGTGTCGACCGACATCAGCCGCATGCGACTCGACATCGGGGACGTGGCCGTCTTCCGCCCCGGCCGCGACGCGGGGCTCCAGCTCACCCCGAAGGCGGCGCGCGCCGTCGCGGCGGAGCGGGACAAGGTGCGGGCGATGCTGGCCGTGCCGGTGATCGCGGAGCGCGCCGGGATCGACCGGGCGCAGATCCGCGAGGCCATGCGCAGCGAGGCGGCCCTGACCCGGCTCACCGGCTCGCCGGGGTTCGTCGGCAAGCTGATGAAGGTCAACCTCTTCGACGTGGTCGCCGAGCAGCCCGATCTGCCCGCGAAGCTCGGCATCGACCCCAAGCTGCTGGGTGCGGTCCGGGGTGTCACGAAGCCGCAGCTCGCCGACCGGCTGAACCTGTCCTTCCAACTGCCGAAGACGCCGGGCGACATCCGCATCCAGCGCATCACGGTGGAGCGGGACGGCATCAGGGCCCACCTCAGCGGGGGCGCGCTGCCTTTCGGTGACACCTCGGCAGCGCGGGCGGCGGGCGGACACTGA
- a CDS encoding GvpL/GvpF family gas vesicle protein — protein sequence MPTYVYGITGADHPLRLEEVFGVGESPAPLRTVRTDTLTAVVSDAPDGLRAKRRDVQAHQRVLEVLMGGGATLPMRFGLLAPDDEQVASALDAEGDRYRARLDELDGHVEYHLKAARDEDDLLREIVTHSDQVRELRERTRDQSGAHDERVALGELISHEVSARSSAEADEVAQRLAAAATRLSPGEPSSTHFLNVSFLVPEDGVETFVQAVERESDQRGDAYTFTLTGPLPPYSFV from the coding sequence GTGCCCACCTACGTCTACGGCATCACCGGAGCCGACCATCCGCTGCGCCTCGAGGAAGTCTTCGGCGTCGGCGAGTCCCCGGCGCCGCTGCGCACCGTCCGGACCGACACGCTCACGGCCGTCGTCAGCGACGCGCCCGACGGCCTGCGGGCCAAGCGCCGCGATGTGCAGGCCCACCAGCGGGTGCTGGAGGTCCTGATGGGCGGCGGCGCGACCCTCCCCATGCGCTTCGGTCTGCTCGCCCCGGACGACGAGCAGGTCGCGAGCGCGCTGGACGCCGAGGGCGACCGCTACCGCGCCCGTCTCGACGAGCTGGACGGCCACGTCGAGTACCACCTGAAGGCCGCCCGCGACGAGGACGACCTGCTGCGTGAGATCGTGACCCACTCCGACCAGGTCCGCGAGCTGCGGGAACGTACGCGGGACCAGTCCGGCGCGCACGACGAGCGTGTCGCGCTCGGCGAGCTGATCTCCCACGAGGTGTCCGCCCGCAGCAGCGCGGAGGCCGACGAGGTCGCCCAGCGCCTCGCGGCCGCGGCGACCCGCCTCTCGCCGGGCGAACCCAGCTCGACGCACTTCCTCAACGTGTCCTTCCTCGTCCCCGAGGACGGGGTGGAGACCTTCGTGCAGGCCGTGGAGCGCGAGTCCGACCAGCGGGGGGACGCGTACACCTTCACCCTCACCGGGCCGCTGCCGCCCTACAGCTTCGTCTGA
- a CDS encoding mechanosensitive ion channel family protein, with protein sequence MPTPHLSPQPGASGAVQLAASWPNWMEEHTAALVEVPLRIALIVVVLGVIRWVAKRAITRVVQHILQPSGNEGEPRPRRSGRGAAVLLRDRSRASQRREQRARTIGSVLSSGVTIVLALLGTAMILDQVGIALGPLLASAGVVGLAIGFGAQSLVADYLSGLLIMVEDQYGVGDTVDLGEAVGEVEHIGLRLTHVRDLNGGLWHIRNGEVLRVRNDSQDWARAVLDVAVAYDANLDTVYQVLEDAGRALRENPAFADVLLEDPSVWGVQSLDADGVVVRLAVKTVPLQQWSVTRELRRRVKDALDAAGIDIPFPQRTIWLRNEDPATEFAAR encoded by the coding sequence GTGCCGACACCGCACCTTTCCCCACAGCCCGGCGCGTCCGGAGCCGTACAACTGGCCGCGTCCTGGCCGAACTGGATGGAGGAGCACACCGCGGCGCTCGTCGAGGTCCCGCTGCGCATCGCCCTCATCGTCGTCGTCCTGGGAGTGATCCGCTGGGTCGCCAAGCGGGCCATCACCCGCGTCGTCCAGCACATCCTGCAGCCCTCCGGCAACGAGGGCGAGCCCCGGCCGCGCCGCTCCGGACGCGGAGCCGCCGTCCTGCTGCGCGACCGCTCCCGCGCCTCCCAGCGCCGCGAACAGCGCGCCCGCACCATCGGATCGGTGCTCAGCAGCGGGGTCACGATCGTGCTGGCCCTGCTCGGTACGGCCATGATCCTCGACCAGGTCGGCATCGCGCTGGGCCCCCTGCTGGCCAGCGCCGGAGTGGTCGGCCTCGCCATCGGCTTCGGCGCGCAGAGCCTGGTCGCCGACTACCTCTCCGGCCTGCTCATCATGGTCGAGGACCAGTACGGCGTCGGTGACACCGTCGACCTCGGCGAGGCCGTGGGCGAGGTCGAGCACATCGGCCTGCGCCTGACCCACGTCCGCGACCTCAACGGCGGCCTGTGGCACATCCGCAACGGCGAGGTCCTCCGCGTCCGCAACGACAGCCAGGACTGGGCCCGTGCCGTCCTGGACGTCGCCGTCGCCTACGACGCCAACCTCGACACGGTCTACCAGGTGCTGGAGGACGCCGGCCGCGCCCTGCGCGAGAACCCGGCCTTCGCCGACGTACTGCTGGAGGACCCGAGCGTGTGGGGCGTGCAGTCGCTGGACGCGGACGGCGTCGTCGTCCGCCTCGCCGTGAAGACCGTTCCGCTCCAGCAGTGGTCCGTCACCCGTGAGCTGCGGCGCCGGGTCAAGGACGCGCTGGACGCCGCCGGTATCGACATCCCGTTCCCGCAGCGCACCATCTGGCTGCGCAACGAGGACCCGGCGACGGAGTTCGCCGCCCGCTGA
- a CDS encoding gas vesicle structural protein GvpA, producing the protein MSLVQQSSTQSGGGSGGGGNLYDVLELILDRGLVIDAFVRVSLVGIEILKIDVRVVVASVDTYLRFAEACNRLDLESGRKAPSQLTDLVGDMTESGAKGKSKGALTGAVEAFTESLGSKHDDSEEEPQPRKRAPRKSTSSRQSSQNRGE; encoded by the coding sequence ATGTCACTCGTACAGCAGAGCAGCACCCAGTCCGGCGGCGGAAGCGGCGGCGGGGGAAATCTCTACGACGTCCTCGAACTCATCCTGGACCGCGGTCTCGTCATCGACGCGTTCGTCCGCGTCTCCCTCGTGGGCATCGAGATACTCAAGATCGACGTCCGGGTGGTCGTCGCCAGCGTGGACACCTACCTGCGCTTCGCCGAGGCGTGCAACCGCCTCGACCTGGAGTCGGGCCGCAAGGCGCCGAGCCAGCTCACCGACCTCGTGGGCGACATGACCGAGAGCGGGGCGAAGGGGAAGTCGAAAGGAGCGCTGACGGGAGCGGTCGAGGCGTTCACCGAGTCGCTCGGGAGCAAGCACGACGACTCCGAGGAGGAGCCGCAGCCCCGTAAGCGCGCGCCGCGCAAGTCCACGTCCAGCCGCCAGTCCAGCCAGAACCGCGGAGAGTGA
- a CDS encoding DUF6479 family protein, whose amino-acid sequence MNIAAEFLAASSKSALWLLVVGVIVAVILLGGFLLGSRRARTRRLSTPPPGAEARRGPQDQSGVGWQTPEDNPENHTHHRQ is encoded by the coding sequence ATGAACATCGCTGCTGAATTCCTCGCCGCGTCCAGCAAGAGCGCGCTCTGGCTCCTCGTCGTGGGAGTGATCGTCGCCGTGATCCTGCTGGGCGGCTTCCTGCTGGGCAGTCGACGGGCGCGCACGCGCCGCCTCTCCACGCCGCCCCCCGGCGCCGAGGCCCGCCGCGGTCCCCAGGACCAGTCGGGCGTCGGCTGGCAGACCCCCGAGGACAACCCGGAGAACCACACCCACCACCGCCAGTGA
- a CDS encoding hydrophobic protein, translating to MVPLLLVLLLALILFGAGFALKALWWIAVIVLVVWLVGFFVRPTGSGGRRGRWYRW from the coding sequence ATGGTTCCTTTGCTTCTGGTTCTTCTTCTGGCTCTGATCCTCTTCGGCGCGGGCTTCGCCCTGAAGGCGCTGTGGTGGATAGCGGTGATCGTCCTGGTGGTCTGGCTGGTCGGGTTCTTCGTGCGCCCGACGGGCAGCGGCGGCCGTCGAGGCCGCTGGTACCGCTGGTGA
- a CDS encoding TetR/AcrR family transcriptional regulator, with protein sequence MSDAAAGNPAPPPPSPWERERPVRPQAAPQRTPLSRERIVEAAFDVLDRQGLDGLSMRQVAAELGVTVSALYAHVSSKDDLLELMYTRLFDDFRMPEPDPERWREQIRDYARAGRKRLLSHRDVARISMAHVPFTAELLPHVEGLLAIFRTAGLPDRIAAEAGDLISTYIDGFVLEEGMWQDRAAARPDGGDSSLARPDWREMAGEMQNYFASLPAADFPHLRALADKMVTDSADERFDIGLEIILRGLASYLPDAAPTTMPDA encoded by the coding sequence ATGAGCGACGCGGCCGCCGGCAACCCCGCACCCCCTCCGCCGTCCCCCTGGGAGCGCGAGCGTCCCGTCCGCCCTCAGGCGGCCCCCCAGCGCACACCGCTGTCGCGCGAGCGGATCGTCGAGGCCGCCTTCGACGTCCTGGACCGCCAGGGGCTCGACGGGCTCTCGATGCGCCAGGTGGCGGCCGAACTGGGCGTCACGGTCTCCGCGCTCTACGCGCACGTCAGCTCCAAGGACGATCTGCTGGAGCTGATGTACACGCGTCTCTTCGACGACTTCCGGATGCCCGAGCCCGACCCCGAGCGGTGGCGCGAGCAGATTCGGGACTACGCGCGCGCCGGGCGCAAGCGCCTGCTCTCCCACCGGGACGTGGCCCGGATCTCCATGGCCCATGTCCCCTTCACGGCCGAACTGCTGCCGCACGTCGAGGGGTTGCTCGCCATATTCCGCACGGCCGGGCTGCCCGACCGGATCGCGGCGGAGGCCGGGGACCTCATCTCCACCTACATCGACGGCTTCGTGCTGGAGGAGGGCATGTGGCAGGACCGGGCGGCCGCCCGGCCGGACGGCGGTGACTCCTCACTGGCCCGCCCCGACTGGCGCGAGATGGCCGGGGAGATGCAGAACTACTTCGCGTCCCTGCCCGCCGCGGACTTCCCCCACCTGCGCGCCCTGGCCGACAAGATGGTGACGGACTCCGCGGACGAGAGGTTCGACATCGGTCTGGAGATCATCCTGCGGGGGCTGGCCAGTTACCTTCCGGACGCGGCCCCCACCACGATGCCTGATGCCTGA
- a CDS encoding MFS transporter, with product MSTTGVASAETPTDSPAPYRWRWAALFVILAAEVMDLLDAVVTNIAGPSMRADLGGGASTLQWLAAAYTLSMAVGLVTGGRLGDIHGRRNMFLVGAAGFTVGSLLCAVSVSPEMLIGARVVQGLFGAVMLPQGLGMIKEMFPPKESQKAFGMFGPVMGLSAVSGPILAGWLVDADYFGTGWRMIFLLNLPLGAAALMGAVRYLPKSRSESKPRLDIPGMLLVSLAALLLIFPLVQGREYDWPVWTFAMMAASVVVFAVFGWYESRRSKAGRDPLVVISLFRKRGFSGGMILGLVFFSAMQGFMLVFNLYTQIGLGYSPLKAGLVMVPWSGGMIVGFGLAQAVTRFGRTVLQGGALVMAVGVFAVWLTLDQVGSGVGPWQLLPSLLVTGIGMGLLMAPFFDIVLASVEQHETGSASGTMTAVQQLGGAFGVAILGTVFFGLLGGGIATAVDQHSDGLRRQLSAAHVAPAAQDRIVADLRTCASDRAVAKDPAATPASCATLEKDTRSVITSPQDGARIPAALRSTATSAFKGGFGSVMKTVLWIVDGMLVLTFLLAFLLPRRARPEDSAGH from the coding sequence ATGTCCACCACCGGTGTCGCGTCCGCCGAGACGCCCACTGACTCACCAGCGCCGTACAGATGGCGCTGGGCTGCGCTCTTCGTGATCCTCGCGGCCGAGGTGATGGACCTCCTGGACGCCGTCGTCACGAACATCGCCGGCCCCTCCATGCGCGCCGACCTCGGCGGCGGCGCCTCCACCCTCCAGTGGCTCGCCGCCGCGTACACGCTCTCGATGGCCGTCGGCCTCGTCACCGGCGGCCGCCTCGGTGACATACACGGGCGCCGCAACATGTTCCTGGTGGGCGCGGCGGGCTTCACCGTGGGCTCGCTGCTCTGCGCGGTCTCGGTGTCGCCCGAGATGCTGATCGGCGCCCGCGTCGTGCAGGGGCTCTTCGGCGCGGTGATGCTGCCGCAGGGCCTCGGCATGATCAAGGAGATGTTCCCGCCGAAGGAGTCGCAGAAGGCCTTCGGGATGTTCGGCCCGGTCATGGGCCTGTCGGCGGTCTCCGGGCCGATCCTGGCGGGCTGGCTCGTGGACGCCGACTACTTCGGCACCGGCTGGCGGATGATCTTCCTGCTCAACCTGCCGCTGGGCGCCGCGGCCCTCATGGGCGCCGTGCGCTACCTGCCGAAGAGCCGCTCCGAGAGCAAGCCGCGCCTGGACATCCCGGGCATGCTCCTGGTCTCCCTGGCCGCGCTCCTCCTCATCTTCCCGCTGGTCCAGGGCCGCGAGTACGACTGGCCCGTGTGGACCTTCGCGATGATGGCCGCCTCGGTCGTGGTCTTCGCCGTCTTCGGCTGGTACGAGTCGCGCCGCAGCAAGGCGGGCCGGGACCCGCTGGTGGTCATCAGCCTCTTCCGCAAGCGCGGCTTCAGCGGCGGCATGATCCTCGGGCTGGTCTTCTTCTCGGCCATGCAGGGCTTCATGCTGGTCTTCAACCTCTACACCCAGATCGGCCTCGGCTACTCGCCGCTGAAGGCGGGCCTGGTGATGGTGCCCTGGTCCGGCGGCATGATCGTCGGCTTCGGGCTCGCCCAGGCGGTCACCCGGTTCGGCCGCACCGTGCTCCAGGGGGGCGCGCTGGTCATGGCGGTCGGCGTGTTCGCCGTGTGGCTGACCCTGGACCAGGTCGGGAGCGGCGTCGGCCCCTGGCAGCTCCTGCCGTCACTGCTGGTCACGGGTATCGGCATGGGCCTGCTGATGGCGCCCTTCTTCGACATCGTGCTCGCCAGTGTCGAGCAGCACGAGACGGGCTCGGCGTCCGGCACCATGACCGCGGTCCAGCAGCTCGGCGGCGCCTTCGGCGTGGCCATCCTGGGCACCGTCTTCTTCGGCCTGCTCGGCGGCGGTATCGCCACCGCGGTCGACCAGCATTCGGACGGTCTGCGGCGGCAGTTGTCGGCCGCGCATGTCGCGCCGGCCGCTCAGGACCGGATCGTCGCCGATCTGCGGACCTGCGCCTCCGACCGCGCGGTGGCCAAGGACCCGGCCGCGACCCCGGCCTCCTGCGCCACGCTGGAGAAGGACACCCGGTCGGTCATCACCTCGCCGCAGGACGGCGCCCGGATACCGGCCGCGCTCCGGTCGACCGCGACTTCGGCCTTCAAGGGCGGTTTCGGTTCCGTCATGAAGACGGTGCTGTGGATCGTGGACGGGATGCTCGTCCTGACGTTCCTGCTCGCCTTCCTCCTGCCGCGCCGGGCGCGCCCGGAGGACTCGGCGGGGCACTGA
- a CDS encoding gas vesicle protein GvpG — protein sequence MGLITGIVTFPLAPVRGSLWVIDQVLTAAEEEYYDPEPVRRELAELERALTSGAISDEEYDRREDELLDRLDEIDAHRRGNGGGS from the coding sequence ATGGGACTCATCACCGGCATCGTGACCTTTCCCCTCGCACCCGTGCGCGGCAGCCTCTGGGTCATCGACCAGGTGCTCACCGCCGCGGAGGAGGAGTACTACGACCCCGAGCCCGTCCGGCGCGAACTGGCCGAACTCGAAAGGGCGTTGACGAGCGGCGCGATCTCCGACGAGGAGTACGACCGCCGCGAGGACGAACTGCTCGACCGGCTGGACGAGATCGACGCCCACCGGCGAGGGAACGGAGGGGGTTCCTGA
- a CDS encoding SRPBCC family protein: MARVLSVSDSIVIDVSPDAAYQAVSRPGDMGRWSPENLGTTPGSADGPAGVGTSFVGRNKRGRFRWVTRCTVTAAEPGRHFAFRVHAIGVGSPRLRGPIATWEYRFEPEGEGTRVTETWTDDRRTWPDFMAGVFDRVVTSGSTFADFQARNIRVTLRNLKRELEGQHAR; encoded by the coding sequence GTGGCCCGTGTGTTGAGTGTGAGCGACAGCATCGTCATCGACGTCTCGCCGGACGCCGCCTATCAGGCGGTGAGCCGCCCCGGCGACATGGGCCGCTGGAGCCCGGAGAACCTGGGCACCACGCCCGGCTCGGCGGACGGCCCGGCCGGGGTGGGCACCAGTTTCGTCGGGCGGAACAAGCGCGGAAGGTTCCGCTGGGTGACGCGGTGCACGGTCACGGCCGCCGAACCGGGCCGTCACTTCGCCTTCCGGGTCCACGCGATCGGCGTCGGCAGCCCGCGCCTGCGCGGCCCGATCGCCACCTGGGAGTACCGCTTCGAGCCGGAAGGCGAGGGCACCCGCGTCACCGAGACCTGGACCGACGACCGCCGCACCTGGCCCGACTTCATGGCCGGTGTCTTCGACCGCGTCGTCACCTCGGGCAGCACCTTCGCCGACTTCCAGGCCCGCAACATCCGCGTGACCCTGCGCAACCTCAAGCGGGAGCTGGAGGGGCAGCACGCGCGGTAG
- a CDS encoding aminotransferase class V-fold PLP-dependent enzyme: MLTSYAAHFDTPAGYLDFARFGPPSRDAVDATARALAESARADHTTVDALMRAEVTARDTAARLAGTDARHTVLLPNASTGLFHAALGIREGAVLVPRSDFPANHYPWRRTADLGRVAPRWLDPEPGGGVTPDLVRAALTEDVVALSVSAVDFRTGFRADLAGLREAIGPDRLLIVDAIQAFGVAELPWDAADVVVTGGQKWLRAGWATGFATLSDRALESLEPVLTGWTGVEEVGLFDGADHPPAPDAGRWSITNLSPVTAAAFAAGLDLVERHTVAAIEAAIAERVGELTEVVRKYGGRVLSPTDPARRAGILSFTMPDHDPSLVAKALHAEGVTPTVRPDSLRFSPHASTPPEVCAQVAAALSALGD, from the coding sequence GTGCTCACTTCGTACGCAGCTCACTTCGACACTCCTGCCGGGTATCTGGACTTCGCGCGGTTCGGCCCGCCGTCGCGGGACGCCGTCGACGCCACCGCGCGCGCCCTCGCGGAGTCGGCCCGCGCCGACCACACCACCGTGGACGCTCTGATGCGCGCCGAGGTGACCGCACGGGACACGGCCGCCCGCCTCGCGGGCACCGACGCCCGGCACACCGTGCTGCTGCCGAACGCGTCCACCGGCCTCTTCCACGCAGCGCTCGGCATCCGGGAGGGCGCGGTCCTCGTGCCCCGCTCCGACTTTCCCGCCAACCACTACCCGTGGCGCCGCACCGCGGACCTCGGCCGGGTCGCGCCCCGCTGGCTCGACCCGGAGCCCGGCGGCGGGGTGACCCCGGACCTGGTGCGGGCCGCGCTGACCGAGGACGTGGTCGCCCTGTCGGTGAGCGCCGTGGACTTCCGCACCGGCTTCCGGGCTGATCTGGCCGGACTGCGCGAGGCGATCGGGCCGGACCGGCTGCTGATCGTGGACGCCATCCAGGCGTTCGGAGTGGCCGAGCTGCCCTGGGACGCGGCCGACGTGGTCGTGACGGGCGGCCAGAAGTGGCTGCGCGCGGGATGGGCCACAGGCTTCGCCACCCTGTCCGACCGCGCGCTGGAATCCCTGGAGCCGGTCCTCACCGGCTGGACGGGCGTGGAGGAGGTCGGCCTCTTCGACGGCGCGGACCACCCGCCCGCCCCCGACGCGGGCCGGTGGTCGATCACCAACCTGAGCCCCGTGACGGCAGCCGCGTTCGCGGCCGGGCTGGACCTCGTCGAGCGGCACACCGTGGCCGCGATCGAGGCCGCGATCGCCGAGCGAGTAGGCGAACTCACCGAGGTGGTCAGGAAGTACGGAGGCCGGGTCCTCTCCCCCACCGACCCGGCGCGGCGTGCGGGCATCCTCTCCTTCACGATGCCGGACCACGATCCGTCCCTCGTGGCGAAGGCGCTGCACGCCGAGGGTGTCACCCCTACGGTGCGGCCCGACTCCCTCAGGTTCTCCCCGCACGCCTCGACCCCGCCGGAGGTGTGCGCCCAGGTGGCGGCAGCCCTGTCGGCACTGGGGGACTGA